A stretch of the Medicago truncatula cultivar Jemalong A17 chromosome 5, MtrunA17r5.0-ANR, whole genome shotgun sequence genome encodes the following:
- the LOC25494625 gene encoding uncharacterized protein At1g27050 yields MSRKRENPSFSRHDFKRRRPLPPPPEEDKPTKRPTPPSAVVIMGLPLDCSVLDLKSRFEIYGSISRIRIDRDAVGYITYRTKDSADAAIAAGHDPSFGVTVNSKKVQVLWATDPLAMWREGVGKNKDNVSMSKLVRAEAPLRRHGRGNRLASAIGKTKSSEDGSGSSVLEVPFKGREIVAYDDIL; encoded by the exons ATGAGTCGCAAGAGAGAGAATCCCTCCTTTTCCCGCCACGACTTCAAACGCCGTCGTCCACTTCCGCCGCCGCCGGAAGAAGATAAACCCACCAAGCGCCCAACACCGCCGTCTGCGGTGGTCATCATGGGTCTCCCTCTTGACTGCTCCGTCCTCGATCTCAAGTCTCGATTTGAGATCTACGGCTCCATCTCCCGCATTCGTATCGACCGTGACGCCGTCGGTTACATCACTTACCGGACTAAAGACTCCGCAGACGCCGCCATCGCCGCGGGTCATGATCCTTCGTTTGGAGTCACTGTTAATTCTAAAAAg GTTCAGGTATTGTGGGCAACAGATCCTCTAGCAATGTGGAGGGAAGGAGTTGGTAAGAACAAGGATAACGTGTCTATGTCAAAGCTTGTGAGAGCTGAGGCACCTCTGAGGAGGCATGGAAGAGGTAATAGACTTGCTTCAGCTATAGGGAAAACCAAAAGTAGTGAGGATGGTTCTGGTAGCTCAGTTCTTGAAGTTCCTTTCAAGGGCAGAGAAATTGTTGCTTATGATGATATCTTGTAA